TCTTCCATCTTGCGATATTTTTTCTCTTGTGTTAAGTTATTCACAGCAGTCTCATTTCCGTTGCCGTTTTATTCTCAGTTTGCTTGCCGGAAACTCTCAGTTTGACTGCCGGAAACTCTCACTTTGCGCTGCCGTTTACAATCACCTAAAAATTCAACTAATGGTATTGTTTGGCTCATAATATACTCCTATACTCCATTCATTAATTGATAACGAGAAAATGTTAAATATATCCCTAATATTGGCTAATCTCGTTAATTCAGACCGGTGGTCCTGTTTCATCCGGCCAAGCATTCTCGAAATATACGGACACCGTTCTTACAGTATCCGGCCAGCGTTCTTATCCGGCCACAGGCCAGCACCTTATGCATGGAGTGTAACATAAAAATCTCGATCCAATTCTGCTGAGTCCGCTCCCCAGTAAATCTCACTTAGTTTCAATATTATTCATTCCTTTCATGCACATATCGCGATGATGTAATATGACAGATAGTGCGTTAATATTAACTTTTCAACTAACTTAAAAACCTATATTATATATACATACTTAGGAATAATTATCGCTAGCCCGAACTGCTAATTATAGACATAACTTCCGATTATAGGATAATGGGAAGGAATTAAAATGTATGCTCGTTGATGTTAATAATTGTCTCTTGTAACGTAGTATAGTATCCAAATATTTAGAGAATTTCGTTTCATCTAAAAGTATAATAAAGCGGACATAAGTAGCCGCACCTATCACACTCCTGTGGTTTATCGACTTTGCAGCTTATACTCAAACTCCTTTCTTTTGAAACTTCGAAATCCTTGGATTTATCTTCAGTTTTGTATAAATCGATAATATGTTTTGCAATTCTGTACTTCTCCAAAGCAAGTAATAGAGTCTCGAGTGATGGAATTCCACCAGTGTGCTCAGCGTTAGTAACAACCGATAAAATATCTGCACACCCGTTTGTTCCCATTAACACAGCACCAATAACTGCAACTGTATCGTCATTATTTCCCCCAATATCTGTTGGCATTGGGCCTAACGGCATTATTGGATAAGGTTGGTTATGTAACAAATCGCAAATTAATTGAAGCTTTCGTGGGTCTGCATGCCCTGGTGTTTCAATTATAACTGATACACCTTGACTCCTAATCAAATCTGCAATCTCCATTTGCTTTTGCAATTCTGAAATATATGTTGCATCAAAAGCGTCAAGTATTGTTGCACTACGAAAAGTTGACCCAATACTTAACACCGTCCCATTTCGCTTGGCGACGTCAATAATGAAATCCAATATTTTAACGTAAGCATTGTTTTCTTCGTTTCGCTTTTTAAGATCGTTGACAACAACTGCTCCCCCCCTGGACGTAATAGGGATTAGCCTTGATTTACAAGCGTAAATCATAGATCTTGTTGCAGTTGGATGAATTGTTATTATGCCGACACCGGCTTCCGATTGCTCCTGAATGCTTTCTTTCAACATATTTAAATTGATCAATCTATTTTCTTGTGCCAGATAGATAGGAACCGTTGCTGCGATACAATCTGTATCATTGAGTACTCTATTCCATATTGTGTTTTTTGATGAAGTCCTATACAAACTCAAGTCGGAAATAACTCCAACTTGGCTCTCATTCTTTGATAAAACTTTAAGTTTTTCATACTCAGAAAACATCTCTTCTTTTTTATTAAATCCAAGAAGAACATTTAACTGCGTTGGCAAGTTAGCACCAATAGTTAGACCGTTTTTTAATTCTACTTGATCTTTCATTGACTCAAGATGCCTCTTATTGTTTCAAGTAAGTCTTTCTCAGACGGTATTTCCCT
The bacterium DNA segment above includes these coding regions:
- a CDS encoding phosphomethylpyrimidine synthase ThiC; this translates as MKDQVELKNGLTIGANLPTQLNVLLGFNKKEEMFSEYEKLKVLSKNESQVGVISDLSLYRTSSKNTIWNRVLNDTDCIAATVPIYLAQENRLINLNMLKESIQEQSEAGVGIITIHPTATRSMIYACKSRLIPITSRGGAVVVNDLKKRNEENNAYVKILDFIIDVAKRNGTVLSIGSTFRSATILDAFDATYISELQKQMEIADLIRSQGVSVIIETPGHADPRKLQLICDLLHNQPYPIMPLGPMPTDIGGNNDDTVAVIGAVLMGTNGCADILSVVTNAEHTGGIPSLETLLLALEKYRIAKHIIDLYKTEDKSKDFEVSKERSLSISCKVDKPQECDRCGYLCPLYYTFR